One stretch of Bombina bombina isolate aBomBom1 chromosome 7, aBomBom1.pri, whole genome shotgun sequence DNA includes these proteins:
- the FJX1 gene encoding four-jointed box protein 1, producing the protein MKAVGFLLPSGLLFVLGTALWGRRGDQSIVKQEGHLPQKAPWVMHLSGSVGHLPTSATRTSYSLTAPDLSARTSRRLYKTISGLSAGTSRAAVNETARGLSETTSRTQYNKANLGLFARASGIQYNHSVLDLLSTQTNNTARGVFRAQSIDGNVRTSKHSPSVSSSTQYNQTGHGLYTGTGANTSSNFKGDGNTGKAGPLNQGIYWTEALEQALPHGFPQVDVLHWQESARSAQIISLEWGCGRSTNRVATLSDGSRVCVRYGINQEQIQGEALSFYLSRLLGLHGVPPCVLSRVGSSQWAPVLTELGSTGWTQGALVTLTPWIHNLTMVVPPQALHADSGHLRPLHEELEEGYEWVKDLDIAERTSDSPARDKHIERPARVGVIDLAQWADLIVFDYLTANFDRLVSNLFSLQWDPRIMLRGTNNLHRAPDGTLVMLDNEAGLVHGYRLRDTWDKYNEQLLATVCLFRRGVMWKLRELHIAQSAVQELHILYQRAEPLAAELGFLTEAQGQILQDRVGNVYKHVLNCQDKYS; encoded by the coding sequence ATGAAGGCTGTTGGATTTCTTCTGCCCTCTGGGCTGCTGTTTGTGCTGGGCACTGCACTATGGGGTAGGAGAGGAGACCAATCCATTGTGAAACAGGAGGGACACCTACCTCAAAAGGCACCCTGGGTTATGCACCTATCTGGTTCTGTGGGGCACCTACCTACATCAGCTACTCGGACTTCATACAGTCTAACCGCTCCTGACCTCTCTGCTAGAACCTCCAGGAgactatataaaactatatctggCCTCTCTGCTGGAACCTCTAGGGCAGCAGTTAATGAGACTGCTCGTGGACTCTCTGAGACAACCTCTAGGACACAATATAATAAAGCCAACCTGGGACTATTTGCCAGAGCCTCTGGGATACAATATAATCATTCTGTTCTTGACCTGCTCAGTACACAGACTAACAATACTGCACGTGGTGTCTTTAGGGCACAAAGTATTGATGGAAATGTTAGGACTTCAAAACACTCCCCTAGTGTGAGCTCCAGCACTCAATACAACCAAACTGGTCATGGTCTGTACACTGGGACTGGTGCTAATACCTCTTCAAACTTCAAAGGGGATGGCAACACTGGGAAAGCTGGCCCCCTGAATCAGGGCATCTACTGGACGGAGGCTTTGGAACAGGCACTGCCCCATGGATTTCCACAGGTGGATGTTCTGCACTGGCAGGAGTCTGCTCGTTCTGCCCAGATTATCTCTCTAGAGTGGGGCTGTGGGCGCAGCACTAACCGCGTAGCCACCTTGTCAGATGGTAGCCGTGTGTGTGTGCGCTATGGGATTAACCAAGAGCAAATCCAGGGAGAGGCTCTTTCCTTCTATTTATCACGCTTGCTGGGACTGCATGGGGTGCCACCCTGTGTGCTCTCCCGTGTGGGTAGCTCTCAGTGGGCACCAGTACTTACAGAGCTAGGGTCTACAGGATGGACACAGGGAGCATTGGTGACACTTACCCCCTGGATTCACAACCTAACCATGGTAGTGCCACCACAGGCCCTGCATGCTGACAGTGGGCACCTGAGGCCCCTGCATGAGGAACTTGAAGAGGGCTATGAATGGGTTAAAGATCTGGATATTGCAGAAAGAACTTCAGACAGCCCTGCCAGGGACAAACATATTGAACGCCCTGCAAGGGTGGGAGTGATAGATTTGGCTCAGTGGGCAGACCTCATTGTATTTGACTATCTGACTGCCAACTTTGACCGTCTTGTGAGCAACTTGTTCAGTCTTCAGTGGGACCCACGGATTATGCTGCGTGGAACTAACAACCTACACCGTGCCCCTGATGGGACTTTGGTGATGCTGGATAATGAGGCTGGCTTGGTACATGGGTACCGACTGAGGGACACCTGGGATAAATACAATGAACAGCTGCTGGCCACAGTGTGTCTGTTCCGCAGGGGTGTGATGTGGAAGTTGAGGGAGTTACACATTGCACAGAGCGCTGTGCAGGAGCTGCACATACTGTATCAGCGTGCTGAGCCCCTGGCCGCAGAGCTGGGCTTTCTTACAGAGGCTCAGGGACAGATCCTGCAGGACAGAGTGGGGAATGTGTACAAGCATGTGCTAAATTGCCAGGACAAGTACAGCTGA